Proteins encoded by one window of Salvia splendens isolate huo1 chromosome 7, SspV2, whole genome shotgun sequence:
- the LOC121742422 gene encoding trihelix transcription factor ASIL2-like, translating to MTSFSSSSPSASPPPPPPRHSLSASLSPSPSPNRALPQPESKSPPPKRSPPLPWSHQETLALIQAYQEKWYSLKRGQLKAFQWEEVSITVAARCGFDEPSKTATQCRHKIEKLRKRYRSELQKPYLNSWQYFELMDQMERGPIPLDARPITMAKSFPNHISSNSNNNVSNFTSLYSNSADFYHNGGGGGGGGDSGVSDDSDEKWNTAAAARNKSKSINNIVRGAVRGGKAAVVVGRGLGGGDRGGRVVRNFVKGRPMEYFGGGFSDDDGDDSDEDDEEEEVKAETGGNGGGGRGIELAAEIRGFTERFMGMESKKIEMMQEMQRYRMDMEKKRMEMIAEAQRKMVGTIRRAFGANKRAKVDQEC from the coding sequence ATGacttccttctcctcctcctccccctccgcctcaccgccgccaccgccgccgcggcATTCTCTCTCCGCCTCCCTCTCCCCCTCCCCATCCCCCAATCGCGCCCTCCCCCAGCCGGAATCCAAATCCCCTCCCCCCAAACGCTCGCCGCCCCTTCCATGGTCGCACCAGGAAACCCTAGCCCTAATTCAGGCCTACCAAGAGAAATGGTACTCCCTCAAAAGAGGCCAGCTCAAGGCCTTCCAGTGGGAGGAAGTCTCCATCACCGTCGCCGCCCGCTGCGGCTTCGACGAGCCCTCCAAAACCGCCACTCAGTGCCGCCACAAAATCGAGAAGCTTCGGAAACGGTACCGCTCCGAGCTCCAGAAACCCTACCTCAATTCGTGGCAATACTTCGAGCTCATGGATCAGATGGAGCGCGGCCCCATCCCTCTCGATGCGCGCCCAATCACCATGGCTAAGTCCTTCCCCAATCACATCAGTAGCAATAGCAATAACAATGTTAGCAATTTCACTAGTTTGTATTCAAATTCGGCTGATTTTTACCAtaacggcggcggcggcggcggcggaggggatAGCGGTGTCTCCGATGATAGTGATGAGAAATGGAACACGGCTGCTGCCGCTAGAAATAAGTCGAAGAGCATTAATAACATCGTGCGTGGGGCGGTCAGGGGTGGAAAGGCAGCGGTGGTGGTGGGTCGAGGGCTTGGTGGCGGCGATAGGGGTGGGAGAGTGGTGAGAAATTTTGTGAAGGGGAGGCCAATGGAGTATTTTGGTGGGGGTTTTAgtgatgatgatggtgatgatAGTGAcgaggatgatgaggaggaggaggtgaaGGCGGAGACGGGAGGAAATGGTGGTGGCGGGAGAGGGATAGAGCTGGCTGCGGAAATTAGGGGTTTTACAGAGAGGTTTATGGGTATGGAGAGTAAGAAGATTGAGATGATGCAGGAGATGCAGAGGTATAGGATGGATATGGAGAAGAAGAGGATGGAGATGATTGCTGAGGCACAGAGAAAGATGGTGGGCACAATCAGAAGGGCGTTCGGAGCTAATAAACGGGCGAAAGTGGATCAAGAATGTTGA
- the LOC121811434 gene encoding pentatricopeptide repeat-containing protein At2g17525, mitochondrial produces MSTIFNIAKTRRIGKKGFFTSHNRSRFISAAAATPSVLVPTNNQITHLVLEQKSANEALKTFQWASTIPNFTHDVSTYRALIHKLCCFRQFHVVEKVLDEMPKRIGSLPDEDIFITIVRGLGRARMIREVVRVLDMVVKFGKAAPSLKLLNSILDVLVKEDIDIAREFYRKKIMETGLSGDDYTYGILMKGFCLTNRIRDGFKLLQVMKNHGVKVNVVVYNTLIHALCKNGKVGRARSLMNEMERYSDVTFNILISAYCGEGNLVQALVMLEKCFGNGFVPDVVALTKLIEILCNEGRISEAVEVMERVEAKGGTHDVVVYNTLAKGFVKAGNVRGGCGLIRQMEVKGCLPNTETYNALILGFCSSQKMDSALDLFHEMKRAGVRWDFVTFETLTHGFCSAGKTREGVEIFELMLEDKGGCGGRIRCCNSILYSLYKNNNVGKAVEFLNYMKNWFPLAVDHTLMILQLCEEGNADEAKKILDEVRERGRAPSALVYASLIQEHCKKGCMKEAVELVNEMIGLGYFPVASTFNALISGFCKQGRAGIAVRLMEDLKTRGCLLDSESYGVVVEALWAEGDLQQVFVMLMQMMERGIALNHHTWNLLIRVAMKGKSENRFLQTGYMAKFDLLIH; encoded by the coding sequence ATGTCTACTATCTTCAACATTGCAAAAACCCGAAGAATTGGGAAAAAAGGCTTCTTTACCTCTCACAATCGATCAAGATTCATCTCAGCCGCTGCCGCAACACCCTCTGTTTTAGTTCCAACAAACAACCAAATAACCCACCTCGTTCTAGAGCAGAAATCAGCCAACGAAGCTCTGAAAACCTTCCAATGGGCTTCCACAATCCCCAATTTTACACACGATGTCTCCACATACCGAGCTTTGATCCACAAGCTCTGCTGTTTTCGACAATTTCATGTCGTAGAGAAGGTGCTCGACGAAATGCCTAAGAGAATTGGTTCTTTACCAGATGAAGACATTTTTATCACGATCGTCCGTGGGCTAGGGCGGGCTAGGATGATCAGGGAAGTGGTCAGGGTTCTCGATATGGTTGTTAAGTTTGGCAAGGCTGCGCCGTCTTTGAAATTATTGAACTCGATTCTTGATGTCTTGGTGAAGGAAGACATTGATATTGCTAGGGAGTTTTATAGGAAGAAAATCATGGAAACTGGTTTGAGTGGTGATGATTACACTTATGGGATTCTGATGAAAGGCTTTTGCTTGACGAATAGAATCAGGGATGGGTTTAAGCTGCTGCAGGTAATGAAGAATCATGGCGTCAAGGTTAATGTAGTTGTGTACAACACTTTGATTCATGCCCTTTGCAAGAATGGGAAGGTTGGCAGAGCTAGGAGCTTGATGAATGAGATGGAGAGGTACAGTGATGTCACCTTCAATATCTTGATATCGGCGTATTGTGGCGAGGGGAATTTAGTGCAGGCTCTGGTGATGTTGGAGAAGTGTTTTGGCAACGGCTTTGTGCCCGATGTCGTTGCCCTGACTAAGTTGATAGAGATTCTATGCAACGAGGGGCGGATTTCAGAGGCGGTTGAGGTGATGGAGAGGGTGGAGGCGAAGGGAGGGACTCACGACGTTGTTGTGTACAATACTTTGGCGAAGGGTTTTGTGAAGGCGGGAAATGTTAGAGGAGGGTGTGGATTGATTAGGCAAATGGAGGTGAAGGGATGTCTGCCCAATACAGAGACCTACAATGCTCTGATTTTAGGTTTCTGTTCGTCTCAGAAGATGGATTCGGCTCTTGATTTGTTTCACGAGATGAAAAGGGCTGGCGTTCGTTGGGACTTTGTCACGTTTGAGACACTGACACACGGGTTCTGctctgctgggaagactcgtgAGGGAGTAGAGATCTTCGAGCTTATGCTTGAGGATAAAGGCGGCTGTGGTGGAAGAATCAGGTGTTGCAATAGCATCCTATACTCTTTGTATAAGAATAACAATGTAGGTAAAGCGGTTGAGTTTCTCAACTACATGAAAAACTGGTTTCCTCTAGCTGTGGATCATACCCTTATGATTCTACAGCTATGCGAAGAGGGTAATGCAGACGAAGCTAAGAAAATTCTCGATGAGGTGAGAGAGAGGGGCAGGGCTCCAAGTGCTCTAGTGTATGCTAGTTTGATTCAGGAACACTGCAAGAAAGGGTGCATGAAGGAGGCAGTTGAGCTCGTGAACGAGATGATAGGGCTCGGGTATTTTCCCGTTGCATCGACTTTTAATGCCTTGATCAGTGGGTTCTGCAAGCAGGGAAGAGCTGGGATTGCAGTGAGGCTGATGGAGGACTTGAAGACGAGAGGCTGTCTGCTCGATTCGGAGAGCTATGGAGTCGTGGTCGAGGCGTTGTGGGCTGAAGGGGACTTGCAACAAGTTTTTGTGATGCTTATGCAGATGATGGAAAGAGGCATTGCTTTAAATCATCATACATGGAATTTGTTGATTAGGGTTGCTATGAAAGGGAAATCTGAGAATAGATTTTTGCAGACAGGATATATGGCTAAATTCGATTTATTGATTCATTAA